CATCCGCTTTGGCGGCGAAATCCAGCTTGCCTTCCACCTTAAGACCTGTGCGTTTCACCGTCAGGTCCACATCGCCGAAGAAATACGCCGGAGCAATCCCGAACCGCATGCCTACGCCTGCTTGAATCGTTAACGGGAATGGATCTTGTGCCGTGCCGCCGGCAATCGTGTCCGCCAGCTCACGCACTGCGCCCCGCACAGCGGTCAAATAGGTTGCACCCGTGACCAGGATACCCGGTTTCGGAAGCTCTGCCCCGAAGGCAATTACATCCGGAAGAATCCGGCCGTCTTTTACCTTCTTGAGCGAGAATTCAATCTCCACGCCCATCATATTCTTCAGCTGGGCCGCGAACTCCAGGCCGTATTCATTGCCTACGCCGTCGCCCTGCACAGCATGCTTGATAGTAACCTTGCCGCTTGGTTTATCCGGGCCCTTCTTTTTGTCCGCGTCCTTCTTCTTATCCGGTCCGAATAAGCCCATCTCCTGATTAAGATCGAAGCCCAGGGAGGCATCAACGCCATAGAAGCCGGCACTGTTGAAGATGACATTCTTAATCTCGGAGTTAATGATCTTCAGGGACATCGAGCCGCCGAAGGAAATCCCATTCTCTCTAAGAATGAAGTCATTGAAGGAGAAGCCAAAGCCGTCAATGGAGAAGCTTGGTGCCCCGAACAAAGACTGCTTGTTAAAGTACACATCCTCAATCATGATCTGGCGCAGCGGATTCAATCTGTCGCCCACGCCGCCGACGGCCCATTTCAGACTGCCGTTCTGGCTGTCGTCTTCCGGATTGCCGTCATTGCCTTTCTCTTCTTTTTTATCATCATCCTTGTCTTTATCTTCATCGTCTTCCTTCTCCTTAGGATCGAAGTCCTCTTCTCCAAGTGACTTGTTGAAGCCGTTGAAGAAGTCGAGGGTCCATTCGCCCTTGTGGAAGACGAATCCGCTGCTCGCTACGCTCAGCGTTCCTTCACCCTTGACGAACAAGGTATCCAGGAAAGGCAGATCGCCGGGAAGGGTGTTGCCGAAAATATCCAGCTTACCGCGTACAAAAGACAGGTCTTTACCTTTATAAGCTACAGCATCATTAATAATTGCCGGTTCGGTCTTGGTATCCACGATGACCTGCTCTTCGTCACCTGTACCCACCTGCTTGATCATGCCGCGGACAGTTACCAGAATCTCACGGTCGAATTCCGGGTCCTTGGCTTCCGCTTCTTCCTTGAATTCCTCGAAGTCCTCTTCTGTTGCAAACAGCTTGTAAGCATACATTGGAGTCTCTTTCAGCGCTTCTTCATCCATAAATTCACTGATATCGAATTTCGGATCAACCGCTTTGCTCGCTGCGCCGAACAAGGCCTTGGTTTTCTTATATTCGGTAACCGCCTTGTACAGGAACGAACCGTCCTTGAAAGGCTTGCCCGGGAACAGAGAATTCAGCTGATCCACCAGCTCATCCTTGACAGATGAACCATTCGCAAGGCCGCTGATATCTACAGCTTCCTTGTATACCGCCATTACTCCGGCTTCACGGATACGTGTGTCGTTATTATCGGTAACCAGGAAGGATTGCGGAGTCGTCATATCATAGAGAGCCGCTACTTCCTCATCCCCGCCGGCATCGCCCTTGTAATCAATCTCCACCTGGTATTCACCGAGCGGCAATTCCGGTCCAAGCCCGGCTTCCAGCACATTGCCGCCTGGATCCACCTGGTCACCGCCGCGGTACGTAATCCGCATGGCGCCGGAGAATCCGTCATCCGTCGGCTGCATCACCACTGCATCCTGAACATTGACTTTGTACCGGTTACCGTCTGCTTTATTCTTGAGGTACAGGTCAAAGTTCGGAGCGGTCGTTGCATTGCCCGTATTGTAAGCTTCAATATTCGACAGATTGACTGTCAGATATTTCACATCTGTGCTATACAGCTCTGCAGGAGCGAGTGCATAGGAATACGTTGCAGTTGCTTCTCCCACCGGCGGCAGGAGAATGAAATTGGTACGGGTCGATTCATACTGGGCTTTGATGCCCTCATCCTTGACGCCTTCGATTTTGCCTTGCGTTTCCGGGCTTCTTGCGGAAATCATATACTCCCGGGTAACCGGCCAAGGTCTGCCTTTGGCTTGAACGCGGAAGGTTGCAGTAACCGCATCACCCGGCTTGTACTTCGGCTCAATGCCCATCGCCGCTTCATCAGGTGTGGCTGACTTTTTGAATTCCAGCATTTTGCTGCGGGAATTCTCCAGGACCGGATTGCCGTTCTCATCCAGGATATCTTCGCCCTTTTCATTCTGCCTGACGAAGCTGAGGCCACTTTCCAGCGTCATCTCCACTTCAATTTTGGAGTGCTCCATATTGTAGGCCTGAAGGTTCTCTACTTCGGCTATAACGTCGAAGACACCGTTTTTCTCATATTTTGTCGGCACTCCTCCGCCTTCAACCGGCTCGGTAGCCAGCTGCTGAACCTGATCTACATAACGGATCGAGAACACTTTATCCGGAGCTGTCAGTTCACCCAGACCGTAGACAGTCTCGAAGCTCTGGAAGCCTCCCGGTGCCAGCTTCTCCGGGTTCCAGTAGAAGGCAACTGCGGAATCCGCTGTGCCGAAATCATTGGTGTCTCTAGTGAAGTCCAGATTCGGATGGATTTTATAATCCCATTTCGTGTTCGCCAGGCCGTTCCAGTGGCCGACAATCATCTCATCCACAATATTAATATTCTGTTCGGCAAAGTTATTGAAGCCGTAGGCTACCACATTGGTTGCCTGAGGATTCGTCAGATCCAGCTTATCGCGCATCACCCAATAAGCAGGAATCTTGAAGTAAGCTCTATCCTCAAAGGGAATACCCGGATCGTCCTCCGGATTATGCACCAGCTTCCGCTCTACCTGCAGCGGGGACTTGTAGGCTGTACCAATCTGGAACTGCGGCCCGTCGTTGCCGCCGACCATCGTATCCAGCAGAATCCGGCTGCCGATCTGCACCTGCGCCCCGCTCTTGTTATTCACTTCATAGCGGATATTGACGTTACCGGAATTCACAGCATCCTTGCTGTCGGTGTAGAGCATCAGAATCTGCTTGATCTCTACGCCTTTAATCTTCCAGATCATCTCAAGCTGCTTGGTGCCATTGGAATTCTCCACCACTTTAGGTGCAGTAGTCTCTGAATAATGGCTGGCGTCGAACTTGTATTTATTGCCGTAAATATAATCGGTTCCATCGATCCGGAACGTCGTGAACGACGTCTCCGGGTCATCTCCCTGGAACAGCAGGTTAACATTATTGTCGTTCTTACGGATTGGCTGACCCTCTACAGTGCGAATGCCGTAGCGGCCAGTCTCGTTATCCACAGTGACCTTAATAAAGTCATTCTGGATCATGGTTGTCTTGGTACTGCTGGCCGCCTCGACGAGAGCATGGAAGCTCTCGGAGGTGGACAGAAATACCATGATTAAGGTGAGCATTACCGCTACTGTGCGTTTCAACAACTTCACCAAGTATTCCCCCTGTTCTTGTTTCAACTATTTCAGATTGCCGACAAAGAAGGTAGCAAATTCGCGGTCCCGCTCCTGGGTTCTCACCACAATGGTGTACCAGCCTGTTTTCGGGAAGGTGACCTTGAAATTACTGCTCACCAGTTCAGCGTAGCTTAGCTTCTGCTTCACCAGCTTCAGCTGTCCTTCGCGGTACAGACCAGGGTAATACAGAATATCGAACGTTCCTGCCTGATTGACCTTGTCTACTCCGCCTACCTTCATCAGGTTGAAGCCGGATACCTTGAAGGTAATGGTGTTGGTATTGAACAATGCAGATTCGCCGGAGGAAGCCGAGATTAAGGTATCGTTACCGAAGACCAGTAATCCGCCGTCCTTCACGACCACCACATCCTGATAGACCACCGACTTATTGCCTACCTGATCAACCGCTGTATATGTGGCGCGCTGGCGTCCAAGCTTGCTCAGATCCAGCCCGCTGACCGATACTTTCACGTTAGCCTCAGCCGATACATTATCAGATACGGTGAACCCGCCGAGATCCGTACGGAAGTTAAAGTCTTTCTTGTTCTGAACAATCCCTACTGTTTCCTTGTTCAGTGCCAGCTCAGGTGCTGTGTTATCAAGTCCGGCAATGGTTACCGGAACCTTGTTCACATTGCCCAGCAGATCCGAGATGGCAATGACCGCTGAACCGCTGTTCTCAAAAGCACGCGAGTAGCTGTACGTTCCATCCGCTTTACTGATCTGGTTCGTATAGGCGGCTCCACCCTCAATAGGTCTTACGCCTGAGAACATCTGGTTAGGGGCAGCAACTGTGCCGCTAAGCGTAACCTTCACTTTGCCTTTGGCATATTTCTGTCCGCCGATGGTAACAATCTGATCAGCCGGAACCGCTTTGCCTTCGGCATCTACAAAGGTATAAGCCACTTTATCCGGTACTGGCGGTGCAGAGAGAATATTCGTTACCTTCTCTTTGATAACTGTCGTATTGCCGTACACATCCACCACAGTGAATGAAGCTGTTCCATTCTCCATGAGTGTAATGCTCTTATCGGCACTGATAATGTTGAACGCTTTAGCGGATGCATCCGCCTTCTCTACCGTAACCGTAACTCCGGTAGAGAACAGCACATTGCCGCTGTTATCCTTCAGGGTGCCGAAGGTCTGGCTTCCATTCTCGCCATATTGGTAGGAACGGACTACTTTCACCCTTGGCACTTCCTTGCTGATGTTCGCAACCGTAGCTTTAACCGTATTGATATTTCCGGCAGCATCCTTAATTTCGAATTCGAATTCGCCATTCTCCGTGAAGGTATAGGCTGTCTTGCCGCCATTGTTCACAACCGTCACCGGCTCAGAGGTGCTCTGGAGAAGGGCAACCACATTACCGTTCGTGCTCTCCATGTATGAATATTCAATGGTCCCTTCGGGAGCAGTACCGTCAATATTCTTCACGACCAGATACAGAGTATCTGTCCGGTCCGGATCACTGAGATCGGTCAGATCGAAGCTGTAGTAACCATTCTCATAGATCTTGAAAGAATTCCCTGTCCGCACAGGTACCGAGGGATTAATCTTCGATGGCATTACCCGGATACCCGGCGGGACCGTGATCTCAATATCCGCTCCAACCTTGGCATTGACCGGGCTGTTCACGCTGAGTGAAGCAAGCGCATAGACCGGCTGCAGGCTGGTGGACGCTCCATCGATATCAAGCTTGGCCGCTTTGCTGATCAGACCGCCCGGCGTTCTGTATTTAACCCATACCTGAACCTCCTCAGGCTTACTCGTCGGAACCTTCACTGCTACGAAGTTGGTGTAAGGCTTCCAGTTCAGCCAACTCACACCGTTATCCGGTGACACTGAATATTCATAACCGGTCTTGTCGTCTGTTTCGAGGCTAAGCTTCACAATGGCCGTGTAGCCGTCCACTGTATCACCGGACAAATAGATCAGAGAAGACTTGGCATCCGACACCGGCGCATCCGGCTTGGTCGTTGCCGAGACCTTGAAGGTTCCTGCACTTGCCTTGATCGTGCTGTTGCCAGCTCCGTCAACCGCGAGTACATACAAGCGGAACTCAGAGATTTCTCCCGATTTCAGCGAGTTGTCGTCGATGGATACGGAGCCGCCTGCCGGGACGTCTTTCCATTCTGTGGAAGACTCGTCAGGCACTTTTGCACCTGCATCTTGTCTGACCCACTGATACTTGCTGACCAGTCCTGTTTTGCTATAGAACTCTGACACGCTGATCTTCGTCTTCTGCAGCGGCAGCGGGTATGCAACACTATCAGGGCTGAAATACACTACCGGTGCTTCATTGTCAAAATAATAAGCCTTCGAATAGTAGTACGTTTTGTCGCTGTGCTTCACCATAAGATGAATGTATTGCGTTCCGTTCAACACTGTTTTAGCAGCAGGAATGTCATAGCTGTAAGTGGCTTCACTTACAGAAGCGCCAAGGCCCTTGGCTGCCAGCTTGGCATCGGGGCTGACTTCTGGTGTCACTGAAGGCTCAGCACCGTTATCCGGTGCCGGTGTCTCTTCCGGTTCAAGCGGCGTCAGTGAAGGCGCTTCTGGCCCGGAGGACAGGAATTTCATAAGGGCCACCGGCCCGATGCTTGCTGTAACTTCCGGTGTGGCCGAAGGACTTGGCTCTGTAGGAGCACCAGACGCTTCCGGCTCCGATCCGTCTTCAATTAAGCTTTTCTCAGACAGTGGGGACATGCCGGATGACTTGGAGACCTCCAGTCCGGTAAATTTACTATCATTATCAGGACGAATGGAGCTGTCGCTGATGGCGTAGCCTACATAATCGGGATGCACACCGCTGATCCGGAACGTAACATCATGACTTTTGACATAGTTAGGATTGGCTTCCGGTGTGAACTCTGTCGGAATAGCCGCCTCTGAACTCACGACTACCGCTCTTTCCTGCGGAGTCTTGATCGTCTCATTGCCCGCTTTATCCAGCGCCTTCAGATAGAGCCAGTACGAGCCGTCCTCATCAATATCCTCATAGGTAGACCGGGTAACGGTTGAGCCGGTGTAGGTCGTATCCGCCCACTTGTCGCTCGCCGGAGAATCCCCGTCCTTCACCCATTGGTACTGCACGCTGCTCACTCCGCTATGCGGGTCCTTCACCAGAGCCTGTACCGTAGCGGTATCTTCGCCGGCCATCGTAATGGAAGGTCCCTGGTTGTCCAGCTTGAGAATGCCTACTTCATGCTTCCAGTTGGAGTCGTCATTCTTGAAATCTTTAACCGGCCATACAGTCAGATCACCGTATTGTCCAACGGCTGCCAGTGCCTGATTGTCAGCATAGAAGATTTTATCTGCCTCTGAACCCGGTGCCTCTGCTTTCCAGGCATCATACAGTTCTTGATGGGTTGCCACGTAAGCTTTTTTCTTCTCATACTGCATCAATTCTCTGGCAGAATCCCAGGACATATCGGCCGTCCAGGTATGCAGATACCACTCGCCGCTGTTCCCAGCCTCGAAGGCTTCCGCCGGAGGAGCAAGCAGGTTTGTCTTGTTGTTCACTACTGACAGCTCTATATTTTCGAACTCTCCCGGATATAGCTCATCCGACGGCTGTTTGGCGGAGAGTGCATAACGCTTGAGCGCTGCATAATGATCTCCGGCTACCCCGGCGAACGGATCAGCCTTATCCTGACTCCACCAGTAGTACACCAGCCCTACAGATGGGGAGGCTTCCGCACTCATATTGGAAGGACGGTAGATTCCGCGGCTCGGCCGTTCCGTACCGCGGTCACCTACGGTAGGATCAAGATGCGGTACTTTAATAGAAGGATCGTTGGCGTCAATCGTAACCTTACCTTTTTTGGCATAGGTTGTATCCGTTGCTCCGCCTGTCTCGAACCGGTACCCGATCACCGGCTCCGTATTGTCAATGAACAGGTTCGCCCAGTCAATCTTGGAGTTGGCAAGTGAGAAGTCACCGCCCTCAATACCAGCGATCTTCTCTTCATGGATTCCATCGAAGTTCGCAGGCTGAATTAACAGGTTCCCTGCGTAATCCTGGATAACATCGGTATCCATCTGGATCGGCTCACTGCCGCCCTTGGCATCATTAGATATAGCAACAGCCTTAAGGAGCGGGGTTTCCACAGTTTTGCCATCAGGCACAGTCATGCGGAAGCTCCAATTTGGTGTATTTCGACCTGCAACATAATAGGCTTTCATTCCGTTATTGAAGAGGATGAAGGTCTTCTTCTCATCCCAGCCGGTTTTGGCAATCGCCTCTTCCGTCATCTGGAGGGTGAAGTCAATCACATCTCCCTTATTCAGCGTAACTCCCGTCAGAATCTCCGGCTGAATGCCGTTCGCGGTCTTGGAATACTTCGGACGCACGGCATCGACAATGACGCGGAAGCCGCCCCGGTCGAAGTCAAACGGGTTCCCGCTTTTCCGGTCCAGCCAGGCATTGCTGCCGCTGCTCGGTACGGTGTTGAGATTGACAACCGCTTTATTCCCTGCCGCATCGCTGAGCACGGCTTCTTTCAATTTATTATCCAGCGACAGATCCATCTGCGCTCCGCCTGTAGTTCCTCCAGTAATCAAGGGTTTCAGCGGATTATTACCGCTGTTATGGAAAGGAACACCCGTATATCTGTAGGCAATTTTTTTCTGGTAGGAATCGAGATTGTTCTCGTTAAAGGATATATTCTGCAGATACTGCTGCTGTCCGGCTGCCGGAAGTCCGGTGCCCGGATCATTAATGAACAGCTTGTGCCGCAGGAAATAATCAGAGTTCGCCTTTACCACCGAAGTCGGTCTGACCGGCTCGCTGAAATTGTAGCTGAGCGTGATGTTCTCGTCTCTTTTGACATACAGCTCTTTCTGGTTAATATTCTCGTTGAGCCGTTCTGCACCGTTGCCGGTAAAGGTATAGTTATCAATCACCGGACGCTTGAGATCCTGGAACTTGAGGTAGAATCCGCGCACACCCGCTGCTTCACCGTCATCATCGCCTTCGCCCCAGACTCTAACGGTAATCACAGAATTAGGTTTGATGATAGCCTTGGCCGACTTGTTATACCTCTGGCTGCTGCCGGTTCGTTCATTGATAATATTTTTCCCGTCAATATTTACTGTAATGGACGACTGACGGGTCCATAAGAACCCGGAGTGACGCCGCAGCACGGCGAACCCTGTAAGCATCTCGGCATGTCCGCTCTCCGCCATATTCTTCAGAAGCGGATTGTCGGCTACCTTCACCTCGAATTGAACCGTTGCTTCATTATCGTCGACACCCGCAAAGATATCTCCCTTAGCCCAGTCGTACTTGGCGTCTTTATCTTCCTCTGTCTGCTTAAAGCCTTGCACCTTGGTATAAAAGTTAAGAAACGTATTGTCCGCAGGGTAACTTAGATTTCCGACATGTTGTCCGTTTGGAAACGTAACCTCATAATCATCACCCGCAGCCTCTGCCAGTCCGCTGAAGGAACTGGGTATTAACGATAACAACATACTAAGAATCAAGCTTAGCGAGGTATATCTCTTCAATCTCCTGCTCATTAACAATTGGTGCTCCCCCTTATTCGTTCATCATTTCCTGTCCGGCATGCAGCAAGCTTCGCTGTAGCATAGATTCACTCCCTGTGCTTCCGCATTCTCCTTTCGCCCTGCCCTCCCGTGGACAAAAAATACTAGTTATAAACTACCTATTTTTTCATATCTGCGTTTATTCTATCAGGCGGCTCTAAACAAACTCTTAACAATTCTCGACAAAAGCTGCGTCAAACGCCCCGAAATAGGGTTAATACACTCGAAAAACGAAAAAAGTCCTGATTTTTAAGAGAAAATATCTAAAAACACAAAAAACCGCACTGAGAACGGCTCAGTTACGGTGGGAATGGGTTCAACTTGCAAACCCTTAAATACTGGTAGTATCCTATCCAGATACCAGCTTATCCAGATACCAACTAAAATCAGTGATGTCGATATCATCTTGCACTATCATTTTCTTTCTTGCTATCGATAGACAAAACATGAATTGCTTCTTACTGTCATCCGGTAATTTTCAGACATGGCCCAGCAGTGCTAAATCATTCGTCAAACTTGTTGATCCAGTACATCGAATTTTCTGTAGTAGACAAGGATTTAAGTACATATAGTGTCTCTTTCTTTTTCTGTTGAAAAGTTTCCGTTAGCTTTTCGGGAGCGATATCGCTTATATCTTCCAACATACAACATTCTTCAAACAATTCAATTATGCTCTGGTTGGCACTATTTTGTTTTAAAAGTTGTGCTATGTAAGGGCGATAGAGATAAGTGTGCGCTTCTTCAAATGTCAATACTCCCTCCATAAGGGAATCAAGCATACCAAGATTTAATATACATAAAAACTTTTGAATTTCTTCCGATTGGTTCAATTCAATATTCAAATTCATGTCAACACCCCTTAACTTAAGTCATCCCATGAATCCTTACAGGTGATTTGTAACTCATACTTTCCTCGGGGTAAGCTCTTCCTGTTTATAGTTCCACCAATCCAGTTGTTCATAATAAATCCTTTTGGCCCAGTAGTCTGGTCCTTCGTGAAATACAATATCATCTTCAGAAGTGAAATCTTTTCCTTCCCAGTACAAGTTAATTCTTTGAAAAGCTTCGTCTTCAGAAATCTTTGCAATATCCATCATGTTTAAAACAATGTCAAGACAGTAGATCTCCGTTGTAATGCACGTTGGAAACTTCAATTGATTTTTGACCATCATAAACCTCATACATTCCTTCACGCCCCCTCTCGATCGGTAAGCAAACAAAATAATAAAGAACAGGTCAATTACGGTGGCATCTGACCATACTCAACCTGTTTAATGTAACGGAATAGCGTTATTTAAATTATAAAGCTAAAGCATTTGATGTGCGGTTATTTTCAAAACTCATTCGGTTAACATATTTAAAAACTCATCAAAGCTGTTACTTGTAGAATATGTTACAGGGTCTAATTCTGAAGATTCTTCATGATTCCAAACGCAAACAGATGGCTCTGTTTTACCAGTATTTCTATAGTCTAAACACACAAAATCACCTGCAAATAGAACAGCAATTGGTAATAACTCAGTACCTACTAAGTTTTCGTCTACACCAATTCTCTCATCTAACTGGGTTCTAACTACTCCTATATCGTAAAATTCATCTTCCCTCTCCCCAGTTACCTTCAAGATACATAAAAACCTATCAATAGCATAACTATGGTTGTCACACTTAAAACTATTTTTCACAGGAGAAGCACCATTAAATTTTTTAATAAATTCTTTATATTGATCTGGCAATTTAATTCTCCACTTATTTTCTTTTTCAGTCAGCAGAACATCATCTGGCAATGGATATATTATAGTTTCATCCTTAACTTCCATGTCTCTACCTCTTGGGTAACTCCTTTATTGGTATTCCACCGTGCCTAAGTATTTCAGGTAATTGGATGAAAATGTAGCTTCAGCAATCTGCCCAGTATACTTAAAGTTATAAAGTAAAATAACTGCATTAATATCGTTTGATAACTCTTCCTGAACTAGTGTATTAAATTTCGGGGCAATTTGATCATCATAAGAGAATCCTTCAAGTAATAGATTTAGGTTATTACTTGCTTCTTCATAATATTCTGCTTCTCTTACTGCATCATCATATCTGCGAATCTCAAAGTGATTAGCAAATATGGATGGGATAAAATCTCCTTCATCGGAATAAGAGACCATAAGTAATCTGTCCAATTCCTCGAAAGATTTAACATTGCCAACCCACAAAGACACGAATCCTTCTTGTTCCATGTTAAGCCTCCCTAAGGTTTTAATCCATCAGGTAGAGCATCTACCCCACCCTCAAATCTATAATTAGCCCAGTTCTGTAGCCTTCTTCTAAACATATCATAATCAGTAGACGAATCAATAATTTCTAGCAATTCATTATGTGCTTTTGTTGAGCCTTTCCCACCATGCTTACCAGTGGGATTCACAAATTTAGTCTCGCTTATAAGCGTCCTCATTTCAGCAATTTGTTCGCTTGTTACTCCCCATCTTTTGAATACGTCTGCTCTTGATACCAAATGCCACTCATGTAATCCTCCTGGATGTCTGAGTCGATCTTTTATAGTATCTCTTAGTTTAGGGTCTGCCCACACTGTATTAAATTCATCAGGAGTCAGTGAATTGAACCAATCATCAAACTCACCGTCTTTAACAGTTGGAACAGAATCAAGTACATCCCCTCTCCCCTCACTCCGCCAAACCTGCCCCGGCATCTCTACCGGGCCGGGACCACCCGGCGTTGCCGGGATTAACCGGTTCGGGTAAGGGTTCATCCCTGGAAAATCCCGATTTTTTAAAACATCCGGCACTTTCTTCACCGCATCGGTCAGCGGGTCCATTACCGCGTCGGCCAGCTTGCCAACTACGCCGCTCTTGGCGATAGGTACGCCGGGGACGAGGATAGATGCAGCGTTGCCGAGCATTTCGGCTTTTTGCTCCGGGGTGCCTTCATTGAAATTATGGTACATGGCTTTGGCCGCATCTACCAGTACTTCAGGGTGATTGACAAGATAGTTCACCTTGTCCATCGTCTCTTGGGTCGTCTTCTCCGGGTCGATGACGAAGTCAAACGCGAACTTGGCGGTGTCTACCACGCCCATGACGGTAGACTCGATCAGGCCGCCAGCGAAGGCCCGGGTCACCTGATCCGTCTGCACCACTATTTTGCGCCATTTGGTCATGCCGTAGGTGTCTTCTGCCCAGGCAGAATACGCGGTGGGCACGACTGGAGAATGTATATTTGGATCATAGACCTTCTCCCTGAAATAAGTATAGGTCGTCTCGTTCTCTTTGTTCTCTGCTGTGATCGGCGTGCCGTCCGGCAACGTCACTGGCGGGCCATGGAGCCGCTTATACTCTGCCACCTGACGCTCCAGCTCGCGAATCTGTTCCGCTCGAACCACCGCTGCC
The window above is part of the Paenibacillus sp. FSL H8-0048 genome. Proteins encoded here:
- a CDS encoding DUF3969 family protein encodes the protein MNLNIELNQSEEIQKFLCILNLGMLDSLMEGVLTFEEAHTYLYRPYIAQLLKQNSANQSIIELFEECCMLEDISDIAPEKLTETFQQKKKETLYVLKSLSTTENSMYWINKFDE
- a CDS encoding SMI1/KNR4 family protein: MEVKDETIIYPLPDDVLLTEKENKWRIKLPDQYKEFIKKFNGASPVKNSFKCDNHSYAIDRFLCILKVTGEREDEFYDIGVVRTQLDERIGVDENLVGTELLPIAVLFAGDFVCLDYRNTGKTEPSVCVWNHEESSELDPVTYSTSNSFDEFLNMLTE
- a CDS encoding immunity 22 family protein, whose product is MEQEGFVSLWVGNVKSFEELDRLLMVSYSDEGDFIPSIFANHFEIRRYDDAVREAEYYEEASNNLNLLLEGFSYDDQIAPKFNTLVQEELSNDINAVILLYNFKYTGQIAEATFSSNYLKYLGTVEYQ